A portion of the Malania oleifera isolate guangnan ecotype guangnan chromosome 3, ASM2987363v1, whole genome shotgun sequence genome contains these proteins:
- the LOC131152186 gene encoding phosphate transporter PHO1 yields MVKFSKELEAQLIPEWKEAFVNYWQLKKYIKKIKLSTSKPPHPIKPSFNFPSSFLLHPFRSLHTHISEKSQHKSSDHIIQQVKSKSTTDAADEEREPKDEQEEEHLHETELRQFFSKEDEVGYFFENLDVEVDKVNKFYRSKESEFLERAEILNKQLQTLQDLKQILSDRRRKSTAGIFPNHSYSSSTRSFGYTSESPGEPNGTPGNIAPAEDGTAAADERNCVNLAASAARAKTRSGHNMGRIGMTRIEIPATTPARTITAVTSMLWEELIVNNNNNNKNSPKKDNQGGSADFINRKKIQCAEKMIRGAFVELYKGLALLKTYSSLNMVAFVKILKKFDKVSNQQASANYLKAVKRSHFISSDKVVRLMDEVESIFTKHFANSDRKKAMKFLRPQQQKDSHMVTFLVGLFTGCFVTLFCVYAILAHLTGLFSIRTNQPAYMEVVYPVFSMFALLSLHIFMYGCNVLMWKTTRINYNFIFEFSPTTALKYRDAFLICTSFMTMVIGAMVAHLILRDAGFSPQQVDVIPGLLLLLFIALLICPFNIFYRPTRYCFIRTLRNIACSPFYKVLMVDFFMADQLTSQIPLLRHIESTACYFVAGSFKTHQFETCKSGKPYRELAYVISFLPYYWRAMQCARRWFDECDTNHLANLGKYVSAMVAAGARLTYARQPTQLWMIIVLVTSVVATLYQLYWDFVKDWGLLHPNSRNPWLRDDLILKKKGIYYISIVLNLVLRVAWVETVTRFNIGMFESRSLDFLVASLEVIRRGHWNFYRLENEHLNNVGKFRAVKTVPLPFRETDSDG; encoded by the exons atGGTGAAGTTTTCGAAGGAGCTGGAAGCACAGCTAATCCCAGAATGGAAGGAAGCCTTTGTGAATTACTGGCAGCTGAAGAAATACATTAAGAAGATCAAGCTCTCAACATCAAAACCCCCCCACCCAATTAAGCCCTCCTTCAATTTCCCCTCCTCCTTTCTTCTCCATCCCTTTCGCTCTCTCCACacacacatctctgaaaaatccCAACACAAATCTTCAGATCACATCATTCAGCAG GTGAAGTCAAAAAGTACTACAGACGCTGCCGATGAAGAGCGAGAACCTAAAGATGAACAAGAAGAAGAGCATCTGCATGAAACTGAACTCCGTCAGTTCTTTTCTAAAGAAGATGAG GTGGGATATTTTTTTGAGAATCTGGATGTAGAGGTGGACAAAGTGAATAAGTTTTACAGGAGCAAGGAGAGTGAGTTTTTGGAGAGAGCCGAGATTCTAAATAAGCAACTTCAAACCCTTCAAGACCTCAAACAAATTTTATCCGATCGACGCCGAAAGTCTACTGCAGGAATCTTTCCCAATCATTCTTACTCATCATCTACTCGAAGCTTCGGTTACACCTCAG AAAGCCCCGGGGAGCCCAACGGAACACCTGGAAACATCGCACCGGCGGAGGACGGAACGGCGGCGGCGGATGAAAGGAACTGCGTCAATTTGGCGGCGTCGGCCGCGAGAGCGAAGACGAGGAGTGGGCATAATATGGGGAGGATTGGGATGACAAGGATCGAAATTCCGGCGACGACGCCGGCGCGAACCATAACGGCGGTGACATCCATGTTGTGGGAGGAGTTAATcgtaaacaataataataataataaaaatagtccaAAGAAAGATAATCAAGGGGGGTCGGCAGATTTCATAAACAGAAAGAAGATACAGTGTGCAGAAAAGATGATCAGAGGAGCCTTTGTGGAACTCTACAAAGGCCTTGCTCTCCTCAAAACTTACAG CTCGTTGAATATGGTGGCATTTGTGAAGATTCTCAAGAAATTTGATAAG GTATCAAACCAACAAGCATCAGCAAACTAcctgaaagcagtaaagagatcCCATTTCATTAGTTCTGATAAG GTGGTGAGACTAATGGATGAAGTGGAGTCCATATTCACAAAGCACTTCGCCAACAGTGAtaggaaaaaggcaatgaaattcTTAAGACCCCAACAGCAGAAAGATTCTCACATGGTCACCTTCCTTGTTG GGCTGTTCACAGGTTGTTTTGTGACTCTATTTTGTGTGTATGCAATCTTGGCACACTTAACTGGATTGTTTTCCATCCGAACTAATCAACCAGCCTACATGGAAGTTGTATACCCTGTTTTTAG CATGTTTGCATTGCTAAGCTTGCATATATTCATGTATGGATGCAACGTGTTGATGTGGAAGACTACAAGGATCAACTACAACTTCATCTTTGAATTCTCTCCCACCACAGCTCTCAAATACAGAGATGCATTCCTCATATGCACCTCCTTCATGACCATGGTGATTGGAGCCATGGTTGCCCACCTCATTTTACGTGACGCTGGGTTTTCTCCCCAACAAGTTGATGTCATTCCTGGACTCCTCCTTCTG CTTTTCATTGCCCTCCTCATTTGCCCATTTAACATCTTCTACCGCCCAACTCGATACTGCTTCATACGAACCTTACGCAACATCGCTTGCTCTCCCTTTTATAAG GTTTTGATGGTAGACTTTTTTATGGCTGACCAACTCACTAGCCAG ATTCCATTGTTGAGGCACATAGAATCCACAGCTTGCTACTTTGTAGCTGGTAGCTTTAAAACCCACCAATTTGAAACATGCAAGTCTGGAAAGCCATACAGGGAGCTTGCTTATGTTATCTCCTTCTTGCCATATTATTGGCGTGCCATGCAG TGCGCGAGACGATGGTTCGATGAGTGTGACACGAATCACTTGGCCAACTTGGGGAAGTATGTTTCGGCCATGGTGGCTGCGGGCGCTCGATTGACGTATGCACGACAGCCAACCCAGTTGTGGATGATCATAGTTCTGGTCACTTCTGTCGTTGCTACACTTTACCAATTGTACTGGGACTTTGTCAAAGACTGGGGACTCCTTCACCCAAACTCCAGGAACCCATGGCTTAGGGATGATTTGATTCTAAAGAAAAAAGGCATCTATTACATCTCCATT GTCTTGAATTTGGTTTTGAGGGTTGCTTGGGTTGAGACAGTAACCCGATTCAACATCGGGATGTTTGAGTCACGGTCCCTGGACTTTCTTGTGGCTTCTTTAGAGGTTATTCGGCGCGGGCATTGGAATTTTTACAG GTTGGAGAATGAACATTTGAACAATGTGGGCAAGTTTAGGGCAGTGAAGACTGTTCCTTTACCATTCAGGGAGACTGATTCTGATGGTTGA
- the LOC131151270 gene encoding uncharacterized protein LOC131151270 has product MTIREYAAKFVELSHFAPFLIPNEVKKARKFEKGLRRRIYELVVGFQVQNFSDLVYKASVLEKSIQSSTKPTKHKKRSAPSSFQAEVSQGSRKKGKEAVDSRCSKPGHIKKICREPLYVVAAQNQDRGK; this is encoded by the exons ATGACTATTAGGGAGTATGCagcgaaatttgtggagctatcacaCTTCGCTCCATTTCTGATCCcgaacgaggtcaagaaggccaggaaatttgaaaaaggcctgagaCGCAGAATCTACGAGTTGGTGGTGGGATTTCAGGTCCAAAATTTCTCAGATTTAGTATATAAGGCTTCAGTGCTGGAAAAGAGCATCCAGAGCAGCACAAAGCCTACAAAGCATAAGAAGAGGtctgcaccatctagttttcaagCTGAGGTTAGTCAGGGAtcaagaaagaaagggaaagaggCAGTCGATTCAAG GTGCAGTAAACCGGGGCATATTAAGAAGATATGTCGGGAACCGTTATATGTTGTAGCTGCACAGAATCAAGATCGAGGAAAATAG